From the Cryptomeria japonica chromosome 2, Sugi_1.0, whole genome shotgun sequence genome, one window contains:
- the LOC131030611 gene encoding p-coumarate 3-hydroxylase-like codes for MVLTDPHYKEALCLHPLAPLIDPHYNVEAVHLGGYNIPTKFIMFVNIWGLAHDPKLWDEPFEFRPERFEECPDSNVSGNDFRFVPFSSGRRKCPSANLAYLKIQHVIVVLVQEVEWSLPQG; via the coding sequence ATGGTCTTAACAGACCCACATTATAAGGAAGCTCTCTGTCTTCATCCGTTGGCGCCATTAATAGACCCACATTATAATGTAGAGGCAGTACATTTAGGGGGCTACAACATCCCAACTAAGTTTATTATGTTTGTCAACATTTGGGGGCTTGCACATGATCCTAAATTGTGGGATGAGCCTTTTGAGTTTAGGCCTGAACGATTTGAGGAATGCCCAGATTCAAATGTTTCTGGTAATGACTTCAGATTTGTACCATTTTCTAGCGGGAGGAGAAAGTGCCCTTCAGCTAATCTGGCATATTTGAAGATTCAACATGTCATTGTTGTTCTGGTGCAGGAAGTTGAATGGTCTCTTCCGCAGGGGTAG